The nucleotide window ggaggttgtggttgtggaggctggtgtggtgggggagtgggggatggtggcctttgttctagatcagctgaggcagcggcgtgggtggcagcgtgggtggcagcatggcccactgctggtgcctcaccgccggcaccactaccaccacgcacatttgccatcccaattgcaacagtatcttcgtcattttcactgtctgttcctgttgtacagccacgggatgtactccgagatacactccttccccttggaatagcatatggcacacttccagagcgcatatatcgtcgtatatactgatgcttcactggggaatattgcacttcactatcactactggaactagtttgaagagcttgtagttcatattcactatcactatcatcacccatgctctcatctgagtctgggatttgggaaaatagaagtttcctcttgggttctggaacaactgaacgtgaacacgagggcccagcaccagaggtggaaggctgagggtcgtctgggttttcttcactattaccgatattatggtcattagtttcggtcaaaacctcactaaaaccacgaaactcatcttcactggcacttccatcactattagaactgtcactggggaacaaaagtgtcccaattcgccgagaagtgaggagcttcttaccgcgaggcatggtggacattgtttactaagagggcattcccacaatgcaccactgggtcccagatttttttctaccgcacacaccgaccacgcagacccattctctcacatctaggcctaccagccttttcgcgcgagatttgaggccgctagaatttatgcgtactagtacgtcaaaaacccctacgtgtaagacgtactagtacgacgaaaaccctcaaagggttaaatgtaatagaatattatgtgtaggtgggttggcctggtatggtagcccggctgactaccatacataccacacttgatttcttacaataaatactacttgtctcaccctagattaagactataaatattttaaggtaagtaatgagtgcactatgtgtgtattgtacttttttattgttctttgatgcctggttctattgctaacttaatatatgttagtgtaaacttgttatctagtgtttgtatgcatttgtaagtggaaaaaaagggtgttccactttacggcggtttccgctttacggcggtagcctggaacctaaccagccatataagtggggccctactgtacacaacatatccctccaaactgccaatatcccaaacccctcctttaaagtgcaggcattgtacttcccatttccaggactcaactctggctatataaaaataactggtttccctgaatcccttcattaaatattaccctgctcacactccaacagctcgtcaggtcccaaataccattcgtctacattcactcctaacactctCATGCATGCTCGCTggtagtccaagccccttgcccacaaaacctcctttaccccctccctccaacctttttgaggacgacccctaccccatcttccttcccctacagatttatatgctctccatgtcattctactttgatccattctctctaaatgaccaaaccacctcaacaacccctcttcagccctctgactaatacttttattaactcccaacctcctaatttccacactctgaactttctgcataatatttacaccacacattgcccttagattggacatttccactgcctccaaccgcctcctcgctgcaacatttacaacccaagcttcacacccgtataagattgttggtactactatactttcatgcattcccttctttgcctccacacatcatgttttttgtctccaccatatacctcaatgcaccactcacccttttttcctttatcaattctatgattaacttcatccttcataaatctatccggtgacacgtcaactcccaaatatctgaaaacattcacttcttccatactcctcctccccaacttgataaccaatttttctttatctaaatcatttgataccctcatcaccttactcttttctatgttcactttcaactttctacctttacacacactcccaaactcgtccactaacctttgtataaaaatataatacaataataataataatacaataataataataatataataataccctgcctcggtgggagacggcagacttattgaaaaaaaaaaacatacgtatataataataatgtactacataataataattataataacaggtggcttcaaaaggccgtcactaaatggcagtgtttaccacaacaaagggGTAACGGTTGTGgttgcctccacctgttacataatgacattttattcattcagcagtatatatcaggtttctatgttatttatattgtttattactgcacattagatgaactgtgatagataaataagccgtagagttgattatagcgaaatattcaaggagtatttgtcttgtctccagacaaactctcgtcggcTGCCGCCACCGCCACATATATAatgatattttattcattcttgggtatatatcaggtttatatgttatttatattgtttgttatgtcatattagatgaactgtgatagataaataagccgtatagatgacattagcgaaattattcaagaagtatcttgtccggtctccagacaaactctcatccaccgccgacactgcccataccactactttaattacatattttattcattttagagtatatatcaggtttctatgttatttatattgtttattatgtcatatcagaTGAAGTGAGATGGATAAATacaccgtagagttgatattagcaaaattattgaagtacagaattccactggaacagattaattgcatttcatttaaattaaatgaggaaaattgactctgcaaacgagcaaatccagttgcaagcaaggtcacagaatggattaaactcgcaagtagaggttccactgtactattctGTCAAGCCTCCTGAcagcaggaacggattaattatatttccattatttcttatggggaaaattaattcagctaacgataaaatcggttaaggacaaTCTCTGGAGCAGATTAAAATCAtcacccgagggtccactgtaattatgaaaaagagggtccactgtatctcggATCTACTTGACAGAAGAAGTggcaagattctgtacaaggcgcaagtatgctcacaccttgagtacgcTCCACTTTCTTAGATTGCCTGTCCCCCCATCTCATCTGCTACTTTTTGACAGAATAGAGCAGATGCCTCAGAAAAGAGCACGGCGCTTCATCTCTCGACTGGACCCAGCCTTGgtagatctgttatttcagcagagccttcaacacaggagggatgtgagcagccttactgttatgtataaggccaacaCTGTCAAGAGTACcatacttggctccactccgaggacagtgaGAAATGAGCTTGTACACCACAAGACTGGTAGctagcagcaacttcactctgactgtaccctttcCAGGACGTTGttacatctgagatcatttattcctaggatgattcaagtctggaacatgttcatacAGTGTAATGATATCAATGAAATAAAATCAGCTGACCAAATGAAATTGTtgccccacagatggctccagcttcatcctgttccctacttttatgtcttataacaataaaaaaggcttttaaatgagtTGATGAGTGAAAGAgcaagtgagagagagcaagtgagagagagcaagtgagagagagcaagtgagagagagcaagtgagagagagcaagtgagagagagcaagtgagagagagcaagtgagagagagcaagtgagagagagcaagtgagagagagcaagtgagagagagcaagtgagagagagcaagtgagagagagcaagtgagagagagcaagtgagagagagcaagtgagagagagcaagtgagagagagcaagtgagagagagcaagtgagagagagcaagtgagagagagcaagtgagagagagcaagtgagagagagcaagtgagagagagcaagagagagatttATACAAATGTTGAGTACGTCAGTGACTGATAACGAAGTGTGAAAAGTACAGGAATTAGACGTGACAGTGAAGGGAAAATCTTGCATTACCACCATGATAAATTTTTGACTGAAGCTCATAGAGCCACCACAGTGTACACCCTTCATCATGGAAGTCACAGGTCTAACAAATATGACTGAATTAACTGTTTCCTGCATACCATTCAATGCATGCAGTATTTTCATATCCTTGGCATAACAGATAAAATGTGAGGATACTGGAGATAATGTTTATATACAAATTGAAAGGGACTCCAAGatttatatacaatattttttGACTCCTAACATTTGTATAATCAGGGTTAAATTGAGGGAAAACTAAACATAATGTATATCAATTTAGTTGTgacaaccctgtggtaaaaagggtgagaattagtatggaaattaagaaagattttgaagggtttgggtctaaccctgagaagcctatgccagttgtggaatccattgtgcccacttcaaaaattaagaaaatgtgtgcaaagtgggttgaactgcaaacctttatggatgaaaatcaccctaacacagctattgcaagccgtgctggtgactattacaatgacaatgttgtggcccattttagacaaaccttaaccctttcagggtccgtcccgtagatctacggcttaacgttgagtgtccaaaccgtagatctacgccaaaattctagcgccgtcaaatttagcgcgaaagcactcataggcctacatgcgagagaacgggtctgcgtggtgggtgcgcgccataaacaaaaaatctaggcgcccgcatagcattgtgggaacgccggctcagttacccttgttcaccatgcctcgtcgcaaggcagctaTCACTccacggaaaattgggactctcctcttcctatctgaacgttctgacactgatggaagtggaaatggagaagaattctttggctttgatcagttagtgaccgagaggaatgaccaggatatcgataatagtgcagaaaaccctgacgatcctcaaccttctacctctggtgtggggactcctcagtcacggtcagttgtacctcaacacaagagaaaactattattttcgcgtggccaggcctctgacttcagtaatgatgatgatagtgacatggattgtgattttattgctcttgacgatcattcgagtagtgatagtgaggaatcatattcaccagtaaagcgtcggtatgtacgccggcgcatgcgctcgggtagtgtaccctatgctgtgcccaggggacggagtacatcccgtgcccctacaccaggtttagatagtgatagtgaggatgtggctacacttggcatagatagaccacaggcatcagcagatagtggtagtggtgatgatagtggcaccgccatgcgtgactcactagcccaggctgggacccacgctgctaactcctcagttcaaggacaaagcggagcgtcagccaccagcccaccacaaccacaaccacccacacaaccagcctatgatgtccagtatccaccagcaaaccatatctgggattggcagcaaaatcccaattttgttcccaagccctaccactttgatgactctcaaagtggaattctacctacttgtccccttggaaccagggccaatgaactggaattctttgaattattctttgaccagccattgatggaaactattgtcagggaaagtaataagtattttgagtaccccatggcaaatacgatcatatcaccacagtcaagactacaccggtggaaagagacgactgttgcagaaatgtatttgctttttgcaacaataatgcttatgcctcatgtccataagcataatataaaagcatactggtccacagatcggctaatttctaccccggtcttcagtgaaatcatcccagtgaacaggtttatcttactatTACATaagttgcacttctctgacaaaaccaggcctgacagaagtgacaggttatacaagattagaaatgtttttatgtatctcaaacaaaagttcagcatatacttttatccattcaagaatcttgtaattgacgagtctttgattttgttcaaaggtaggctgtcattcaagcagtatataccgagcaagaggaaacactccggtataaaactgtttgtactctgtgactgacaGTGGCccggtattggatattgttgtatacacggtaagtaaaacattgaaagataccaaaatgttattgggtatctcaggtgacgtagtgagaagcatgatggcaccttatcttggtaaggggcatacattatataccgataactggtacacaagcccattactcagtgatttcttgcgaatGAACAAGACAGATGCATGTGGCACaatgcgttctaatcgtaaacatatgcccaggctcaacgcaggtgctcgtgatgacatgcaggtgtttactgccaatgacatcatggcattatggtggcatgacaaacgagatgtcacactgttgacaaccattcaccataatgaaatgcaagacagtggcaaagttgatcgagtgactaatgaatgtattcgaaaaccagtgacagtgattgattatacacaaaacatgcgcttggttgacaaatgtgacatgcagattggttttgttgattgtgttcgtaaaagttacaagtggtacatgaaacttttcttccatctcatggacatttcaatgctcaatgcatataatatgtaccaaatgaagactggcaacagaccaccgtatggtgaattttgtttgtctgttgtcagacaactcataatgaagtacgtaccaggtaagaacacctgctacacAACAAGGTCCtcaaattcctcaggatatacccaagcgtttgaggagggaaggtgatcatttcataatacagcttccttcaactcagaagagatttgctcagaagagatgcatcgtctgtgcacaaacaaaacaacggcaacaaagacgcaaagacattcggtttatgtgtgaggaatgtaaggtacctctgtgcatggtgccttgtttcaaggagttccacaagctccagcagttctaaaaccatgtccagtgattgtaaatatgtaaatatatgatagaacattagtattatacaagatttgtgcatgtttattgtaataaacaacagtggtaaacaataatatgataataactttagtgcggttattgtgttcaatacagtgagtttatatatatacattatatacagtattggtctctcaggccccaaatgttagtaggaaaagaaaaaaattggaaaagaaaagaaaaaactacaaaaactgctaaataaagtaatgtgtgtatgtggaattcgtcgatgttgctgccaccacgtCATTTTGGACAaattcttggcactgtatctcggtaagtactgatcagaaatttttttttgtcttattaccttcacaaaaatatgctctttaattctgcaagatttttttttttttttttttttttcaaaatttcttggacactggagcaccacttcagattttggccttggaccctgaaggggttaaaggaacgggaggtacagacctctatgggcagatttgttgtgcgacagaggtccagtgactctcaagctggtcctagtggcattaaaagaagaagggaagtaaccctggaaaaggacttgctacctcaagtcttaatggaaggggattccccttctaaacattaacaacttcgacattctcccctcctcccatcccatcaatcatcaccagatcttcattaaaggtaagtgtcatgtattctattgttagtagagtacgtactactaactgtgcatgtcttcttcagtttgtgtgcattaaacttaatatttcatgtggtaaaactttttttttttatagtacttttgggtgtcttgcaccaattaatttgatttccattatttcttatggggaaaattaattcgccttccgataattttggcatacaacgagctctcaggaacggattaatatcgtataccgggggtccactgtattacaacaatgcagtagtctgcataacagtaaatcttctaatttttttttttttttttttgttttttgagaatgaaaattcaaaatggaaagcaagcataatgtaagaaggcctggagatgtgaccaaggaacaaaggaaatgttttttagtgccaggaatatctacaTTGTTATTCTGAACCCTGTTTTTAAATtggcaattttttaattttgtgtgaaattggccaaattactgaattctgatcactttactgggtagttgaagtaGGTAAACAGGCGGTTTCTGGCATTCAATCGACAGAACAGAatgaatactagcaaaatagctatgagtttggactggaacaatggaattggccaaaaataaggtgtaaagtgggcaaaatcattgatgcataaatatcgctgagactgctaactttgtgagagcacaatcttgcaagtttttttttatcatattttGTACTTTTagtttcattacctttggaaaaggattctctatcattttttttttttctgaaaagtcTTCGACCCTGAGAGCAAATTCGAGATCAGGGggtctcaaccctgaaagggttaagacctTAACTTTGGCATGCCCAAAAATTAAAATTCCTAACAGACTGAAAGAGTGCAATTTTATGAATTGAATAAGACGAAAATGAAGGGAATCTAACAGAAACTTACAATTATACGGTATGTTAAAATTGGTGAAAAAAATTATCATTCTTTGGCAACAGCAGCGTAAATTCAACAGCGACAGTTACATTTTACAATTAACTCATAATTATGACTTTTTCTTTTTTCCATAGTTTTTAATGTTTAACACTACAAACCACTTTCTTAAGATATTATAAGTGTTTCAGGGTGTTTTAGTAGTTCAAACATAGGGAAATGCATAGCCAGATATTGCTCCACACTTTATACACAGTATGAATTAGAGCAAATGCTTTTCTTTTTCTCGTTTTTTTACTGCTTTGTTGTTCTAACACTATGTACAGAGATTAGCTATATATTACAATTGTTTCAAGGCATAATACTCTTCAAAACATGAAAATAAATCACACTGTTTCACTATATTTGGCTATCCTAGGTTAAATGTACATAATGCGCTTACTGGTTGAATTTCAGTTAGTAGcatgaaattgtaataaatttGGAATGAATAAGACATCTTCTGGCACTTCACACATTGTTTGctggtagggaagctggtagtGGAACAGGTCCTGATTTCACTGTTCATAGGAAACCACAACAGCTGAACTATGATCAAAAATATTGGTAGGTGGAATATATGAAGGCACAAAAAAATTGTTTGTACTAGTATGCTGGACACAATCATCACTTGTGTACTAGTACTTTGGACACAGTTAAAAGGCTAACCACTACCTATCACCATACAATTGACAACTATCTAAATACATCCACTTCTTCCGTTTGTCTTCCCTCCAATCTGGTATTCACTCTATCATTGTGTAGACTTTTTGACTATCACTatgctcttctctctcttcttttattttctttcttttacatactcttgcaaattcatccaccaacttttGTAACCTgtcttcagaatcccccaaaagaactgtgtcatcagtaaagaacaactgtgataactcccactttgtatcagaTTCAACATTTTTCAATCCCACTCCCTTTCCAACATCCTACCATTCTCTTTTCACAGTCCATCTGAAAATAAGTTAAACAACCAGGATAACATCATACAACCCTATCTAAGTCCTATTTTCACTAGAAACAAGTCCTCCTCCCTCTTGTTAAACCTAACCTGCACCTCActgcataaaaactcttaactgcttttagTAGCCTACCTACTATTCCATACACATGTACTATCAGCCACATGGTTCACCTATTCACCTTAttatatgctttttctaaatctataaatgcaacaaACAGCTCTACGCATcaatgcaaatacagtggacccccgcataacgattacctccgaatgcgaccaattatgtaagtgcatttatgtaagtgcgtttgtacgtgtatgtttgggggtctgaaatggactaatctacttcacaatatttctcatgggaacaaattcggtcagtactggcacctgaacatacttctggagtgaaaaaatatcgttaaccgggggtccactgtacttggtttACACATCCCCTAGCCTTCCTAAATCCTCCCTGTTCCTCTGCAatcctactttctgtcttaccCATATCTCATTCAATAACAATTCGACCATAAACTTACTTGGTCTACagtactcagcagacttattgcCCTATAATTCTTCCAGTttctcctccccttttcccttctaaAGGGAAACTATGCACACAGTCAAAACTTTGGAACACTAAACAAATACACCGACTACTCCGTTTAGCATCAGTTGCAACCCCATCTatctcagctgctttacccactttcattctacccaatGTCTCATGCACATTACCAATATCCACCTCATAAGTGAAAGATACCTTACTCACCTGGGCAAGCTGGTACACCAAATTACTCCCGCCATGTGTCGAGGGATAATACGGCATCAAATTTGGAGTTATTACAGGATAATTCTGCAAGTAAACATTTATTTCTCATAAGGCAAGAATGCAATAAAAAACCACCAACACTGCATACAAATTAAATAACTAAAATATTACTGAAATTTGAAGATGCTGCTGATATTACATAAAACTGAAATTTGGGTAGAGGCTTGCAATCTTCTGGAAAAAAATATACAACTTTATATACAGAGCCTATTGAAAATGTCATTTGTACCCAACCTCATAAAATGCCAAAGCAACGTGTAAACAAAATTTACATAAACTGTGATAAAAATATATTCCCATTTTACAATAAAAAACAAAAGCTGTGATAACGGAGACATGTCATGTCTGAGGCAGCCAAATTGATCCCTAAAACTGGAAACATTACTTGGGTCCCTTTATGGTACCGTAAAATTCTTATTTCATTACTATAGTATTACATCTCTTTTAGCTTACGAGTATTGAAGATGTGGCAAGAAACAGGCAGTGACAGAGGAATCAAAGGCATATGTGAGCATGGGTTTCTGCTTGAAATCTCTAGATGCATTATGGTAAAGAAACAACATTAAAAGACCGTTGGCTACCTTGAAGAAGGCGCAAACCATCCCCCATTTCTTACCCAAAGTTTTTGATGGCATGTGAATCCAACAGAGCACAGTCTCATTGGCATAAGATCTTGTAACACCATTAGTTAAAGAGGGCTATGAACTGCACAAGGATTATTAAGGTCAAAGGCTGAGCATTGTAGGAAGTGTAGTGGGAGAGAGAAGGTTAGAAAGATGGGAGAAAATGTGCTTTTTGtgggcatgaaaaaaaaaaaaaaggtggacaCTAGGAAAAATATTAATGCTTGGTCATTTGCAAGGTATATATGGTTAGAGTGAAGTCTCCTGAATAAAATCTAAGATTCTTCAGTTATAATGTTCTTGAAGGAATAAAAGAACTCACAATGTTTCTGTTTCAGGTACGTAATTATTTCTCTGATTTTGTATAGCAAATCACCTCTGGGATTACTTTTGTCAGAGAAATACAGTTTATGTAGTAACAAAAGAAATTATCAATTGGCTATGAGACCATCTCTAATCCAGTAtttcaatacagcctctcctcacttagcgacgtactcgttcaTCGATGCCTCAGATTTACGattggctctctgaccagtatgcatgcctaaGTAACATATATTAGAGCTGActtcctttattctgtttattacaatatacagtggacccctggttttcataattaaccctttcagggtccaagaccaaaatctgaagtggtgccccagtgtccaagaatttaaaaaaaaaaaaaaaaattttattttttcttatgaaatggtagagaatctttttgtgaatgtaataaaacaaaaagtacgaaattttatggaaaattgacaaaattatgctctcgtgaattttgatgtgtcaagagatatttacgaatcggcaattttggcaactttgactcctattttaggccaattacattattccagtcgaccaaattcttagctatttcactagtattacttctattctatcgattgggcacaagaaatcgccaagtcaactgtttcaactacaaaataaagtgaccggaaattggtaatttggccaatttaacacaaagttcaaaatattccaatttcaaaatagggtccagaataaacaatgtagatattcctggcactaaacaaacatttcctctgttcattagttatgttttgaggcttcacaaataaattccatattgattttttattcacataatgaatttttattcacaccaaaaaatagaagatttactgttatgcaatattgtaataattgtataaatatcaccaccacatttgtgaatgtatattagacccaccagctggcgtgtattagactttgagctcggtttcaagccatttccagtgctaaaaccaatcaaaattatctcttatttctgtaatatgtcttccattctatcaaatgagaccaagaaatcacaaatacaactataaaaaacatacgaaaaaacactgcaaagtcgctgttttaatcgaaaatcacggtctcagttttttttctctcattatccagtgtgctgcaggatttgttttatgtggtgcacacataccacatacatgtattctctcatatctaggcccaaatttaccactcacagtttatcagagtgagctgagctcatgacacaGATCTACGGTTTGGGCCCTGAACGTAAagtcgtagatctacgggacggaccctgaaagggttaatccattccagaaagagTGACTAAACCT belongs to Cherax quadricarinatus isolate ZL_2023a unplaced genomic scaffold, ASM3850222v1 Contig2556, whole genome shotgun sequence and includes:
- the LOC138851878 gene encoding uncharacterized protein, whose product is MQQGSGGSLPVASAHNMMYPSNTQNQPQGPQPNAQGQFFPHPGGPNPSPHMHSSGQPRQVTITHSQHMQNYPVITPNLMPYYPSTHGGSNLVYQLAQVSKVSFTYEVDIGNVHETLGRMKVGKAAEIDGVATDAKRSSRCICLVFQSFDCVHSFPLEGKRGGETGRIIGQ